tatcaaaaaatcaCAGCTATGGATTTAATCaagtatgaacttaagtttatataaggcAAATCAAAGCTATAAACACAATCAGAAAATTACAGCTATAAATATGTTCAGATTCAGCTATATGTTGCAGCTATAATTAACGAATATATAGAAAAGCCACAGCTATAAAGTTCAAATGGTTATATGCAAAATTTACAACTATAGTTTCAACCAacgtaataaaaaaattcagcTATACGGTTTGATGAATATAACCAAAGCAAATCACAGCTATAGTTTCAGTTTAACAAGTATAGTATTTACAATtaaatgcctaaactaacaatttTGATATTTGGTTCGATATTGTTGGAAGataaatccccgacaacggcgccaaaaacttgatgtgccCCGAGCTGACGTTTAAATTCTCACTAAAGGATAAGTGAACCTCgttgttatcaagtaataaatctggaaaatccATATATccaatccacatgatttataccGCAATTACCGAACTACTAGGCTTCAGATGTTATCTAGGCGGAGGAAAAGTTGATTTTGGATTTTGTTccaagttattctactcctaggttgatcTAAAGCAGGGCAAATACTCCTAGAATGTTATGGAATGATACGATAACataaattaaaatgtatatcaCCTTAACAAGTTCGAAAGTCAATAAATCCCTGAAAGAAAATTCAAGATAgcaatattttaaacaaattaaaatggtTAGTAGATCATTTTTAATCAAGTTAAGCTAATTTCGTAATGCATTAAGTGATTTACTTTTAAAAAGAAattcttatacattatttttattgatattaGACCGGATCCAGCATGTATTATTTATACTGTTTTTATCATTGAACCAACCAATCAATTTTTTAATCCAGAACAAATGAAAAAGGTATGACTAAAAACCTTGAAGATAATTGAAGAAacttttaatccaaaatcttcaTAATTATAGCAAGTAgaaaatattaaaagaaaaaaaagatctTGACTACAGTTAAGACATGAAAAATGAAGGGATGTGTTTCtggaataaattttataattgatTTATAAGCCTAACAAAAAGGAGTAATTACATTTTTGCTATGTGGTTATGTCACAGAAAAGAAATATTGGGCAACTGAAATATCAGAAAAGAGCAGAAGGCAGCCAAGCCAAGCCAAGTGTTGCCAGTTTGCTACAATGTACATCCTGGTACTGGGTCACGTGCATATCACCTTCCAAGATATTCCCCTTGCACCAActtaactataaaaaaaattgtttatagcaacaaaattctcatttttctttgtattttttttttcttattattattattattaccctAGTCATAATGGTAttgctttttcctttttctttgaaacTAGAAATGGAAGTATTAAAGTTGGTGAGTATCATCTTGGGGGGAAGTAAGAGGGAAACAGGTGTCGTCGCCGCCAGTGTTCCATAAGAAATGAGCATAATTGGCAGCATAGTAAGAGTTTGATGGATCGACATTAATGGCTTCCAAAAAGGTTTCTTCTGCTGCCCATAAGTCTTTTCTTACTCTCCAAAGAAAGCTTGCATATTTGCTGTATGCCTCCGCATCTGCTCCCTCCACTCCTGTTGCTCTCTTGAAGTACTCTTCCGCTCTGTTTACATTAATATCATTTATCAAATTCTAACCAAACATTACTATCACCAAAACCAAATATATTTAACCAAGTTCGGATAGGTATTCTCATAGAATTCTGATAATTGTATTAAATATAAGTACTCCTTATCATTCCTAATCCCATTAATTAAAGATCATGCATGAAAGTGATTAGTGttaaagataaaaaataaatctaccaaaaaaaaagataaaaaataaaatatatattcacATTCTACTAATGGACGGACCTGAACCAATATCAAAAACGTTGGTCAACAAACAACTCTCTTATGCAAGTTGCACATTTTCTGCGATAGAGAAAGGCACGTAAAATTCACGTGCATAAGGTGTAAGTCAATTGATATTTTTCCCTCTCAAAGAAAACTAAACCACTCATTCTCTATCATGGATTCAACAATACCCAAGCCTTAAATCTAGCACAAGGACAAGTcaaatgttaaaaaatataaaaatataaaaagtgatatttttggaGTGTGAGAATAAACCAATCAGATTCTTAAAACCAAATATgtactttcttttttttgttgatgagattgaagttttGGGATGATTTTATTCTAGTATATTCACATGTGAACACCACGCTTGAAAAATAACATGTTAGTCATAACACTATTGGCCTAAAATGCAAAACGAAGAAAGATTTGGGTGTAGATATTTATACCTGTCATAATCATGGGCAACAAGGTACAAGAATTGAGCATAATTGGCGAGGAGGAGAGAATTATTGGGCTCTTGAGACAATCCCGTCTGGTATAACAACTCAGTCCTGAAATAATCAGCATAATCATCTGGCTCAATGTCTGCTTTGATCGGTGAAACTAATCTCTGCATCGTTTCATGGTCTACAGAACTGATTGAAGATTGCATTTTTGAAGCTTCATCTACAATTGAATTCCATAGACTTGACTCTTCTTCTCTGGATACTTGACCTGATACCGACTCAGCCTCTTTTGTAGTCCCTATAGATGACAACTGTGAAGCACCGTCAGGGACAACTGTTCTAAATTGATTCGACCGATCAAACCGTCCATCACCGCCGTCAGTTCCACTGGAAATCGGCTTAACCTTATCGCCGCCTCCATTATTACCCCCAATTGAGGCTGTTTTACCACTTGATGGAGTTATTGAGAATGTCTTTACTGAAGAAGAATCAAACCTATGCTCCTTCTGATCCTGAATATCAACTACAGATTCTATGGTGGCTGCATAAGATGTAGGAGATGCTGAGGCAACTTGACAGCCCATAGAATGTACTGTGAAATTCGCAAGAAGAATCATCACGTACACCATTAGAGTCGGTGTATGAGAAAAAACTTGTTGAAATAACCAAACGAAAGAAGCATGCATTTCTTTCTGTACTCGACCAATAATCCCCCGTAGATCTTCAGTAAATAGAATCTCTCTCATTTGTAAGCTATAGCTGTGTAGCTCTCGGATTATAAAAACCATAGATGAAAATGCCTTTTTAACCGAACAATAAGCAGATTCACCTGCTTCTCTAAATCCATCTTTCCATTGCAACTTTCTCTTGATAATTCGTAGAGAAAACGGTATATCAATGCTATTGGCTTTCCGTTCAATACTGGCCGGAATCATATCATCCTGGACAGACCAATCTGGTGGATCTAGCTGGATTTCTGGCCAGTGAGGCACTAGAGAATCCAGAAGGAATGGACTCTGGTTCTCCATACTTGAATATTCTTTAGTCATGCTGTGGTATCTCTCTGCACTGCTGATACTCGGACTATGATTATCTCTAAATGAATCAGAGACTGTCTCTGATCTCGAATCGAATTGATAATCTCTGTCGTCATAGTAATTGTCGTCTGAAAGCTTGAATCTGAGCGCCAACTCTTCGATTTTCTTGGAAAATTCTTCGTCCGAGAAGGTATCTAAGCTTGCACTGCAAGCTCTTTTTATAGTTCGAACTCTGAATTTCGGATGCTCATAAGAGCCAGACCTTCGGAGCTTTGTTGAACAAGTGCCAAACAGAGTGAACCGGTCTAATCTGTGAACGTATCGGCAAAAAAGCGTTCCAGCTCCAGTTCCATCAGAACGGTGCCGCCGCCTCTTTGATGAAGGAGAAGAGATTGCGGAGGCTAGGGCTTGAGAAGAGGATGGAGAATGGTGTAGAATTGGTTGTGACCATTGAAAACACGTTGAAGCAACTTTTACTCCCATTCTTTTCAGTACTAAACAAAAAGTCGAAACCTAAAAGAGTTGGGATCTTTAATGTAAGCTTCAAAGCCAAAcagaatatatattaaagaaatcTCCAAGAGCCCGAAATTCAACAGATCTGATGAAAAGTCGTGCTCTGCTTTTCCTTTGATCTTAAATTTTTTCTCTCTTCACCTGAAAATTAACCAAAACAACCAAATTAGTCCAAGAACATAAATCAAAATCGAAACCAATGATCAGAGACTATAAGCACGTGTAACTAACTACTAGAACCACTGATCTCCATAACTAATCATTACTTTCCGGTAAAACTGGATCGAGAAAACGAAAATCGAAACCAGTTTAACCGGAACAAAAATCGACGAAAATAAAACTGACAGATCCAAGAAACGAAGAGAAGTTGAATATTAAAACCTTGCAGTTGCACCGACCTTGATGAAAACATTGTAATGTACATATAAGAGTGCATTTGTTTTGGAGCTCCGGCGAAAGATACCGGTGAGAAGCCGCAAAGCGAAGTACGAACCGTAGCTTCACTTTATCAGACGAAAGAAAGACCCTTCTGTTTCTATATATACAGAGGCTCAGTGTAACTCTCTTGTCTTTGCGTCTTCCaaaactattattattattaatttaaatttagaaaaatctTGGAGTAAAATTTCCAGTTAAAAAGAGCGCGTAAAAAGGaaggaaaaaaacaagaaaagcaaTGCAAATACAATGACAGGGAAATCCGGTAGCCTGTGACTAGAAAACAAAAGTAGAAGGGGTTTCTGAAAAAAATTTCTTTAGGGTCCGAGTCAGCTGCCATTTTGTAAGGGTGAAACGTGACCTAGGAGTCCTAATCGCCTGCTTTCCCGGTCATTTTAATCTGATCTGGCCGTTGCTTACATGCCACGTGCTCTCATCCACGACCACCTTTCTTTTTAATTGGCTCTTCACAACCGTGATTTTACACCGACCCATTTCCATGTAGTTCCATCGCACGTGTCAGTTCATTTTTTAATAGACtgataataattatattattgattACTTCTTGATTCTCTGTATAATTAAGTATTAGAGGAAATTACACGATACTTCTCAAAAGAATCGATTCTTACTTTATTTGAAATTATCAATTacaatctatataaaaaatattaattactaCTTCGATACATAAAATAAGGTAACTATAGTCTAAGGCTGGACATCAGAGTGTTGGGGTTTAATGTcatatagtcaattgttgtaggatataaaccaattataaattaatcattctttatcgtttgttttataagatatagtacgtctaactatataaagacattcatcttttatcagaactaattaagttaaataaaaaaaatctctaagtttatttaagttatcataaagtgttcatacatgcataaagtgagactaaactttataataaactcaTAAACTTAAATGGGATTaacataatactgttgagacttgcatgtaataatgtcttctgttgtgaacagagggctgatctcacaagctttaggtaTTCAGATATCTAGGCTGTTACATGGAttcggtgaaggagttcattaggattggaaaccagacttgagataacaggatgaatggatttatctaatgtcacttgtttcatctcaaatggtattagtaggtataaagaatcctcaaactcaaataaacattaattggtaattctggattatggagtgtggtGTTTTGACACTGTCcgaacacgatccataacagagaggactctggggtgtgtgaggGAAGGCGTTCGATATCACATAAAGCAATTGCGGGATAGTTAATgatagattgagcattcatcactcctgatagatgggagatatatccatgtCATCTTGTGcaaaaattaactgaaatcattgcaaggtgatagggttaagagtagaaatggagatttcacttaacttatctattcagagttaattctactTTCACAAGTAAAATAGacgtctcattatatgtaacttgacatatttCATAGTTACAGATTCGTCTaaggatatagctgatgaaggatcaaattatactggATCTAATACGAAAAAGTAAACGTCGGAATCAATATGACTTTTTATCGCTCTAGTGGAATGTGACGATTCTGCTAATACAGTctgcgcactcattccgttatatgtTTAGGTCAAATTAGTTCGgttgaattaatttaaataaacatatatggCTAGCTacagtaagaacctaatgggtcacacacaTAATTATGACCGAATGATGAAATGGTAATTTTGAGAATGAGAGActaagggggccgaaatttatagtataaaaattaaagatggcttaattaatttatttagataaatgTAATTAGACTATATGTATGGTTGAACCAATTAAAGGGATAATGTTAATTAGATAGTATAATGTGATTATATATCtaaattattatcctaatttaattaaatattctaaTGAGATTAGGATTGTATTTATTAAATACAATTATATTGGctattttattatctaattacaAAACCTAATGTGATTAGAAATCTAATTAACTAAACCTAATGGGATTAGgattaaagaaataaaagactATAAATACACCCCTTAGGCTAGGGATTTTCAGTAAACATATATGGAAAGATAGAAAATTCTTCTCGTCCCTCATTCGACAAATTATCTTTTTCGTTCCATTCGTTTCTTAGTTCGTGTAGTTaccgttagaggcaatctacactTGGTTGCTAttttggttgattactaatgttttagttttgtttttgtttgtgttcGTGATTGACGTGATATCCACGTTGGTACTTtatttgcaacggtagatagttcgtcaaCCAAGGTACATATGTTTAATCCCTctttatataaataatgattaacggatcttgggaaaaagggaaatagataaaatagaaaaaaatttataaattctgatgtgcctaggcttgtctattttcctccACAGAGTAGCAACTGTAGTCCAGACTCCATCATTTAAACCCTTTCGAATTTTCGTATCTGAGTACTTTCTTTTGCAATCTCGTAGATCTAGTGTTTTATGGATAAGAAATATCATTTATGCTCTTATTAGATGAGAAAATGTTAGAAATGAAAATATTATAAACAACAGATACAGTTCTAAGAGATccgataaaatatatgaaatcaaACGAGAAAAAAAACTTAACGAATAATTAATCAATGCTTCAATCACACAAATcaaatatgaataaaaatacATTACTTAAAAGGGTAATATTAGCCCTTGAGTTTGTGCATATTACActagttattttttttctttttggaaacACACTATAAAGTCTctaaattttgtcaaaattaaCTACTTAGtccattcattcataaatttTATGTAAAATAAGTTTACCCctctgttagcgatattttctaATAATGCTAATTtaaaccttgtcacgtgtggctTGAGTGCGGACGTGCCAGAGAAAATAATTCTCAATTAATGTGGATGGTTAAGTTCATGGATTTACGcaccaaaacttgaaatcttaatCGAAACGATCGGCGAGGGATGCAATGATTGAAAAAATCCATTTTGGGTTTCTAGCGCCGTtgtagaaactttgctagattatTTAAGCTATTGCATAGTAGGCTTTGTAATAAGTAAAGGATGAGTAAGTAAAGGAAAATGAAAGTGCataattgacacgagatttgacGAAAAAATGGTATTTTATTAATGATGAACGAGTCTGAATACATATTGCTAAGAGATATGGGCCGGGACCAACCCCTTTCAACTCCATCTCGGCTCGAACCCTAATTGGACACTTGTTTTATCTATAAAAGGGACACTCAACCACCAATAAGATGGTGGaactctctctttctttctctcatAGCTTACTCTTTCTCtcttatttctctctccatAAACTAACTTGGGCATCAGAGTGTCCCAGGGACCGCTCCCTACACAGAGAAGACATCTGGCACCGAAGGTCCACAGTTGCTCCACATCTACATTATTTGGTGTGGTGAGCGTGGAGAGCAAGCGATCTTCAGTTCAGTTTTAGCAAACGGCAGATGATGGAAGACCCAACAACAACGACTCCACTAAAAGAAATGCTAGCGACAACCGCCAGAACTTCCACCACGGGCAGGAGGAACCAATATCAAACTGCACGATAACGCCGATGAACATGGCTCATCTACTGGAAGAAGTGGAACCCGGAGAGGAAGAGGCCAGCACTGTCGCTTAACTAGTCAGCATCATTCGCAGTTTCCAGGCCACCCAGGCGGTACAAACGGCGGCGTAGATGAAGATCATTGAGCAACATAGAAGCCTTCAGGAGGAAAATGCAAAAACCTGGCAGTTCCTAAAGGGCGGCTCCATAACGATGGAGGGCTTCATCATTTGGGCGTTATTAGAGGAACGAAGCCTAGAGTGGCACCCCTACCGAACCCCCTACTGATTACCGCACTCATGCTTGGTTTCTAGCCACCTATCAACGGAATGGTGGTTCAAGGCATGGCCGCTCAAATAGTTGAAGACCTGTTGGAATCCAAGTTTCAGCGTTTCCTTGACAAGCGGGCTTTCGGCAGAGTAATAGGAGGAAATGTCACCTAGAGCAAGCCGCATCTCGTTCATATGATCATTGAAAATCCCATCAGTTAGCCTAATACTCCAGAATTGAGGACCCTAACGACCATGTCGCCTCCTTCATGAGCACCATCAACCTGTATTGGAAAGACGATGACATAATATGGAAGGTGTTCCCGATGACTCTCTCCGGGAGTGCGCAAGAGTGGTATCACGGATGGATATTCAATTCACATTTTGTTATCCTAAACCCAAAAGAGCATTTCCTTATTGGGGGCGTTAAAGGTGATGTAGGGGTTGTCACTTTGTTCCCGAAGCTTTTATGGATTTCTATCCCTTCGCTATTTATCTCTCGATGATTTGTCATTATTCGAGCTTGGTCCCTTTTTTAGCAGAGGATTCGGTTTATGTTCGTCCCACTCAGTCTAGCTTCTTTCCTTTTTCATCAATTCCTGAAAGTCTCTTGGCCTGGAGGTGATAATGTTTTGTTGAAACGTCCGACTTTGGCAATTATTATCCATGGCATCGGTAGCTCCTCCCACACTAAATTCCCTGACCTTAATGGCTAGGGCATGAAACTGCTAAATGAATTGGGCTAAGGTTTCTCCTTCGCTTTGAACCATTCTATTCAGATCTTGCATTATTTTTCCTTCTAGTATGGATGTCACAAAGTGCTCTGCGAAGGATTCGACCATCTAATTGAAGTTATGGTTAGATCCAAAGAGGAGTTGGTCGCACCAAAAGGCTGCTGACTTTAAGAGTTGTGGGAAAAAGGCAACAGAGAATTGCATTTATAGCTGTAGTTGCTTTCATGATCCTTCTGAAATTTTTGACGTGATTGATTGAATCTCAACTGCCTCCATATTGATTAAAGGTAGGGATACGACACCCCATGGGCATCAGTTGGCGTTGGATCTCTCTAAACAAAGGTGTGCATGTGTCTGTTAGGGCTGAAGGTCCGGTGTATGTACCGAATTTATCTTTGTTTTCCCATACCTCCTTTCTAATGATTTCATACATCTCTCTTTGTTTATTTATAGGTTTATCTTCGTCCTCTTcttcttttagtttatttttctcACCATATTTCCTGTGAGTTAATCGATGTCTATGAGGGGATACTTACTACCTTTTCTTCTTTCCTTTGAATGGTGTCGGGGCTTTTCCTTGGAGATTTTTTACTCTTCCCTTCATCTAGAGGGACTTCTTGATCTAGAATATCTTCTTTTTGGGGTGGGCTTCGGGCGTACCTTCTCAGTGTATGAGTTGGTCGATGGCTGGATTTCTCTGtattattttgattattttgcAAGGTCTCTTCAGTCTTTCTGAATTTTTTCTTTTAGTTCGGTCATCTCT
The sequence above is drawn from the Euphorbia lathyris chromosome 6, ddEupLath1.1, whole genome shotgun sequence genome and encodes:
- the LOC136232494 gene encoding uncharacterized protein is translated as MGVKVASTCFQWSQPILHHSPSSSQALASAISSPSSKRRRHRSDGTGAGTLFCRYVHRLDRFTLFGTCSTKLRRSGSYEHPKFRVRTIKRACSASLDTFSDEEFSKKIEELALRFKLSDDNYYDDRDYQFDSRSETVSDSFRDNHSPSISSAERYHSMTKEYSSMENQSPFLLDSLVPHWPEIQLDPPDWSVQDDMIPASIERKANSIDIPFSLRIIKRKLQWKDGFREAGESAYCSVKKAFSSMVFIIRELHSYSLQMREILFTEDLRGIIGRVQKEMHASFVWLFQQVFSHTPTLMVYVMILLANFTVHSMGCQVASASPTSYAATIESVVDIQDQKEHRFDSSSVKTFSITPSSGKTASIGGNNGGGDKVKPISSGTDGGDGRFDRSNQFRTVVPDGASQLSSIGTTKEAESVSGQVSREEESSLWNSIVDEASKMQSSISSVDHETMQRLVSPIKADIEPDDYADYFRTELLYQTGLSQEPNNSLLLANYAQFLYLVAHDYDRAEEYFKRATGVEGADAEAYSKYASFLWRVRKDLWAAEETFLEAINVDPSNSYYAANYAHFLWNTGGDDTCFPLTSPQDDTHQL